DNA sequence from the Deltaproteobacteria bacterium genome:
GATACTTATCAAAGAATCCCAAGAAGGCAAAAAGCTTGCAGAAACTGAGACTGAAGGGAAGTTCTCACTTGCTGCTGGCATAAAGGAATTATTCGGTCTGGAAACGAAACATTGGACAGCAAACAATACTAGCTTAGATCCAGAAGAACTCATCAATGCTACGACCGATATAAAATTCGAGGGCGATGGTGAGACCAAGCGTTCGGGGACATTGTCAGGAACCGTATCGGCAGTCATTATGGAAGTACTTCCTAACGGCTTGCTCAGAATAGAAGGAACAAAGATTATATCAGTTAACAGCGAGGAGGAGATACTCGTTATTAGCGGACTAGTCCGAACACAAGATGTCAATGCAAATAATCAGGTTCCGTCGAACAAGATTGCCAACATGAGGATAGATTTTTATGGACGCGGCATAGTGACCGAGCAACAAAAGCCAGGGTGGGGCGC
Encoded proteins:
- a CDS encoding flagellar basal body L-ring protein FlgH, which encodes MNTARLFLSLSLLLSSCAYNRAPAERIVPAEEFAKAMHSGSASDFSIFKVSNREAAPTALLEKARFNLDSSSLQPPPPPLPPASTLPPGSSSPYHNGQMRANPSLWPDEGQATSLFRDFRAYQPMDIITILIKESQEGKKLAETETEGKFSLAAGIKELFGLETKHWTANNTSLDPEELINATTDIKFEGDGETKRSGTLSGTVSAVIMEVLPNGLLRIEGTKIISVNSEEEILVISGLVRTQDVNANNQVPSNKIANMRIDFYGRGIVTEQQKPGWGARIFEFVWPF